The following are from one region of the Bactrocera oleae isolate idBacOlea1 chromosome 6, idBacOlea1, whole genome shotgun sequence genome:
- the moi gene encoding protein modigliani produces the protein MSEIKANELNESMEGIDLLEYCFYHKFLLVEELVLQKNFLKLHHGRCTVIGKLNQHQNGYPVLENINLSSILPRACNLPEGTVNLRLFKFVTTDVELKIGQYCEVCGEVVLWNPNSSRDNWLSMTPRGALELELTNCDKTNRNQMLEGLHRTYLPAINIFKIDYIDCAVELIQRHLKIRLLTSNHKSDK, from the exons ATGTCGGAAATTAAAGcaaatgaattaaatgaaagCATGGAAGGTATTGATTTACTAGAATATTGTTTCTATCATAAATTTCTCTTAGTAGAAGAGCTGGTACTACAAAAAAACTTTCTAAAATTACACCATGGACGTTGCACTGTGATCGGCAAATTGAATCAACACCAAAATGGTTATCCCGTACTGGAAAATATCAACTTATCATCAATACTACCCAG ggCCTGCAATCTACCGGAAGGCACAGTAAATTTGCGTTTATTTAAATTCGTCACCACAGACGTTGAATTGAAAATTGGACAATATTGTGAAGTTTGTGGTGAAGTGGTGCTTTGGAACCCCAATAGCTCGCGTGACAACTGGTTGTCAATGACACCTCGTGGAGCACTTGAGTTAGAATTAACAAATTGTGATAAAACGAATAGAAATCAAATGCTTGAGGGGTTACACCGGACGTACCTCCCGGCgattaatatatttaagatcGATTACATAGATTGTGCCGTGGAACTCATTCAAAGGCATTTAAAAATTCGACTTCTTACTTCGAATCACAAAAGTGATAAATAA
- the Mbs gene encoding protein phosphatase 1 regulatory subunit 12A isoform X12, with the protein MSSLDVRNNSAVMKRAEQLKRWEESDTNRQPPTPRPERGRKIKFSSGCVFLAACMSGDKEEVLKLLESGADINTANVDGLTALHQACIDDNLEMVEFLIEHGADINRQDNEGWTPLHATASCGFVSIARYLVEHGADPAAVNSDGDLAVDLAVDIQHLAMMDFMQKVMTEHNIDCEKARQAEEQLMLSDAKKWLRSDASEVDRPHPKTGATALHVAAAKGYTKVISLLLAGRANVDKQDNDGWTPLHAASHWGQKEAADMLVNAMADMDIRNYAGQTCIDVADRKMAKFLEELRSTSNKRIKRRPSSQIRISDKIENHIDNTPTKIIRVEVKSDQSKDQANGSHGR; encoded by the exons aTGTCTTCTTTGGACGTGCGCAACAACTCGGCGGTGATGAAGCGAGCGGAGCAACTTAAGCGGTGGGAGGAATCAGACACAAATCGTCAACCACCAACACCACGTCCCGAGCGAGGACGCAAAATAAAATTCTCTTCAGGTTGTGTCTTTCTTGCAGCCTGTATGTCTGGCGATAAGGAGGAAGTGCTAAAGCTATTGGAAAGTGGTGCTGACATAAATACAGCTAATGTTGATGGATTAACTGCCCTACATCAG gcTTGCATTGATGATAATCTAGAAATGGTGGAATTTCTAATCGAACATGGCGCTGATATAAACAGACAAGATAATGAAGGTTGGACGCCGCTGCATGCCACCGCCTCATGTGG CTTCGTGAGCATAGCGCGCTATTTGGTGGAGCATGGCGCCGATCCGGCCGCTGTAAATAGCGACGGTGACTTGGCCGTGGACTTGGCTGTCGATATACAACATTTGGCGATGATGGATTTCATGCAAAAGGTGATGACTGAACACAATATCGACTGCGAGAAGGCGCGACAGGCGGAGGAGCAGCTAATGTTGAGCGATGCCAAGAAATGGTTGCGCAGCGATGCGTCCGAAGTGGATCGGCCGCATCCGAAAACAGGTGCCACAGCGCTGCACGTAGCGGCAGCAAAGGGCTATACAAAG GTTATAAGTTTACTACTCGCCGGTCGTGCTAATGTTGATAAACAGGACAATGACGGCTGGACGCCGTTGCATGCTGCATCACATTGGGGGCAAAAGGAGGCCGCCGATATGCTGGTCAATGCCATGGCCGATATGGATATACGCAATTATGCCGGTCAAACGTGCATCGATGTGGCCGATCGTAAAATGGCGAAATTCTTGGAGGAATTGCGTAGTACCAGCAACAAACGCATCAAACGTCGTCCTTCTAGTCAAATCAG AATCTCAGATAAAATCGAAAATCACATTGATAATACGCCAACGAAAATCATACGAGTGGAAGTGAAATCGGATCAGTCAAAGGATCAAGCGAATG GTTCACATGGTCGTTAA